The following coding sequences are from one Gossypium hirsutum isolate 1008001.06 chromosome A12, Gossypium_hirsutum_v2.1, whole genome shotgun sequence window:
- the LOC121211387 gene encoding uncharacterized protein, whose translation MSTKGTRGKGTRGRGRSRGGARAGSSASGHMPNNEAREAPTSPLTETGSHDPSLLQDEAYQWWLTVKEGSQPDRLTWEFFKTAFLGKYVGASYVDVQRREFQNLTQGDKLVAEYESEFLRLSRYACGMVATEYKRCVHFEDGLRDDLRVLIAPQRELDFSVLVEKAKIAKDVKRVEHQNLEKDRGKNKRV comes from the exons ATGAGCACCAAAGGTACTCGTGGAAagggtacaagaggccgcggcAGAAgccgtggaggtgctcgggctgggtcGTCGGCATCAGGTCATATGCCTAACaatgaagctagagaggcaccgACTTCACCTTtgactgagactgggtcacacgatc CGTCGTTGCTAcaagatgaagcctatcagtggtggcttacagttaaagagggtTCTCAGCCTGATCGgttgacttgggaatttttcaaaaCTGCATTCCTAGGGAAATATGTGggcgctagttatgtggatgtcCAAAGGAGAGAGTTTCAGAATTTGACTCAAGGGGATAAATTAGTAGCTGAATATGAGTCTGAGTTTTTGCGACTTAGTCGCTATGCGtgtgggatggtggcaactgaatataAGCGCTGTGttcattttgaggatggccttagAGATGATCTACGAGTTCTGATAGCACCACAGAGGGAGCTAGATTTTTCTGTGTTAGTGGAAAAGGCGAAAATCGCCAAGGATGTGAAGCGCGTTGAGCACCAAAATCTTGAAAAGGATAGGGGAAAGAACAAGAGGGTTTGA